The following are from one region of the Vidua macroura isolate BioBank_ID:100142 chromosome 15, ASM2450914v1, whole genome shotgun sequence genome:
- the BRD8 gene encoding bromodomain-containing protein 8 isoform X3 yields the protein MAAGPGKHKLLSAGPTEPWSIREKLCLASSVMRSGDQNWVSVSRAIKPFAEPGRPPDWFSQKHCASQYSELLETTETPKRKRGEKGEVVETVEDVIVRKLTAERVEELKKIIKETQEKYRQLKKDAELIQAGHMDNRLEELCNEIMIKKKMEEEEAEVKRKATDAAYQARQAIKNPPRRLTGVMVRSPAGSTSPGGDYSLGDLSQPAGDEASPGVTPGTLPSTPVASFIGIPDTPPGSAPLDAPMTPVTDDSPQKKMLGQKATPPPSPLLSELLKKGSLLPTSPRLVGENEMAVASGHMNSSGVLLEVGSVLPVLHGGEMQSAPGAVPASPAASGAPTLSRLLEAGPAQFTSPLASFSAVASEPPAKLLPPPVEPVSQATIVMMPTLSAPAVVPPAAAAESVATVSQPEACVSMEAVSDSHTVTVSMDSSEISMIIDSIKKECLGSGAGSTAGSSKDHCMDGKEDLDLAEKMDIAVSYTGEELDFDTVGNIIAIIEDKVDDHPEVLDAAVVEAALSSFCEDTDDPQTLPGPWEHSIRQEHEKQAQMPQVSVTVKQERLECEEPEAKGIRDLMGISELGSEIKTELAEQDQSQLGHEETIPATARVTETPELRNQEIEEDQRAAVTSGETSEIKIESSQAEDAVLNPVKTETPPDDDSSPPQVPNVSEDSSQADVQHKFELSESMKEEAQALFRSQMKDGQGEEDDEDGASEAASLEEPKEEDQGEGYLSEMDNEPPVSESDDGFSVHNAPLQSHALADSIPSSPASSQFSVCSEDQEAIQAQKIWKKAIMLVWRAAANHRYANVFLQPVTDDIAPGYHSIVQRPMDLSTIKKNIENGLIRTTAEFQRDIMLMFQNAVMYNSSDHDVYHMAVEMQRDVLEQIQQFLATQLMMQTSESGISAKSLRGRDSTRKQDASEKDSVPMGSPAFLLSLFDGGTRGRRCAIEADMKMKK from the exons atggcggcggggccgggga AGCACAAGCTGCTGAGCGCCGGCCCCACCGAGCCCTGGTCCATCCGCGAGAAGCTCTGCCTGGCCTCCTCCGTCATGCGCAGCGGCGACCAGAACTG GGTCTCAGTCAGCAGAGCCATCAAACCTTTTGCAGAGCCAGGACGCCCGCCTGACTGGTTTTCCCAAAAG CACTGTGCATCTCAGTACTCAGAGCTCTTGGAGACCACAGAAACCCCAAA AAGAAAGCGTGGTGAGAAGGGAGAAGTTGTGGAAACAGTGGAAGATGTTATTGTGCGGAAACTGACTGCAGAGCGGGTTGAGGAgttgaagaaaattattaaagaaacacaggaaaaatacag GCAACTCAAGAAGGATGCAGAGCTGATCCAGGCCGGACACATGGATAACAGACTGGAGGAGCTGTGCAATGAGATTATGAT aaagaaaaaaatggaagaggaggaggcagaagtCAAGAGGAAGGCTACAGATGCTGCTTATCAGG CTCGCCAGGCCATTAAGAACCCACCTCGAAGGCTCACGGGGGTGATGGTTCGTTCTCCTGCTGGCTCCACCTCCCCGGGCGGGGATTATTCCCTCGGAGATCTGTCCCAGCCTGCTGGGGATGAGGCCAGTCCAGGG gtCACGCCAGGGACATTGCCCAGCACCCCAGTTGCCTCCTTCATTGGAATCCCTGACACccctccaggctctgctcccctggATGCCCCCATGACCCCAGTCACTGATGATTCACCCCAGAAAAAGATGCTAGGACAAAAAGCAACTCCgcctccttcccctctgctctcagagctgctgaagaagGGCAGTCTCCTGCCCACAAGCCCCAGGCTG GTCGGTGAAAACGAAATGGCAGTGGCTTCTGGTCACATGAACAGCTCTGGAGTGCTGCTGGAGGTAGGAAGTGTCCTTCCAGTGCTGCACGGTGGGGAAATGCAGTCAGCAcctggtgctgtccctgcatcTCCAGCTGCTTCAG GTGCTCCTACGCTTTCCCGGCTTTTAGAAGCTGGTCCTGCACAGTTCACCTCACCTCTTGCTTCCTTCTCCGCTGTTGCCAGCGAGCCTCCAGCTAAGCTCCTGCCACCCCCAGTAGAGCCTGTGTCCCAGGCCACTATTGTCATGATGCCCACGCTGTCAGCACCAGCCGTtgtgccaccagctgcagctgcagaaagcGTAGCCACAG TGAGCCAGCCAGAAGCCTGTGTTTCCATGGAGGCAGTCTCTGATTCCCATACTGTGACAGTGTCCATGGACAGCAGTGAAATATCAATGATCATTGATTCCATCAAGAAAGAGTGCCTGGGttctggggctggcagcactgcaggatcTTCCAAAGATCACTGCATGGATGGGAAAGAAGATCTGGATTTGGCTGAAAAAATGGATATTGCAGTGTCCTATACAGGGGAAGAGCTGGACTTTGATACGGTTGGAAATATTATAGCCATCATTGAGGACAAG GTAGACGACCACCCTGAAGTCCTGGATGCGGCGGTCGTTGAAGCTGCTCTGTCTTCTTTCTGTGAAGATACCGATGACCCTCAGACCCTTCCTGGCCCATGGGAACATTCAATTCGTCAGGAGCATGAGAAACAGGCCCAGATGCCACAAGTGTCTGTGACTGTGAAGCAGGAGAGACTGGAGTGTGAGGAGCCAGAGGCAAAGGGAATTCGAGACCTAATGGGCATCAGTGAGCTGGGGTCAGAAATAAAGACTGaacttgcagagcaggaccaGAGCCAGCTGGGCCATGAAGAAACCATACCAGCAACTGCAAGAGTGACAGAAACACCAGAGCTTAGAAACCAAGAGATAGAAGAAGATCAAAGAGCAGCTGTAACATCAGGAGAGACTTCTGAAATCAAGATAGAGTCATCCCAGGCAGAAGATGCAGTGCTCAATCCAGTGAAGACAGAG ACCCCACCTGATGATGATTCATCCCCTCCACAAGTCCCAAATGTGAGTGAAGACTCCTCACAGGCTGATGTTCAGCACAAATTTGAGCTGTCAG agTCAATGAAGGAGGAGGCCCAAGCCCTGTTTAGGAGTCAGATGAAG GAtgggcagggtgaggaggatgatgaggaCGGTGCCAGTGAGGCTGCCAGTTTGGAGGAACCCAAAGAAGAAGACCAGGGTGAGGGGTATCTCTCAGAGATGGATAACGAGCCCCCCGTGAGCGAGAGCGACGACGGCTTCAGCGTCCACAACGCGCCCTTGCAGTCGCACGCGCTCGCCGactccatccccagcagcccGGCCTCCTCGCAGTT CTCAGTGTGCAGTGAGGACCAGGAAGCGATACAGGCTCAGAAGATCTGGAAGAAAGCCATCATGCTGgtttggagagcagcagctaaTCACAG GTATGCCAATGTCTTCTTACAGCCTGTAACTGATGACATAGCACCAGGCTACCACAGCATCGTGCAGAG GCCAATGGATTTATCTACCATCAAAAAGAACATTGAGAACGGGCTGATCCGAACCACAGCCGAGTTCCAGCGGGATATTATGCTGATGTTTCAGAATGCAGTGATGTACAACAGCTCTGACCATGATGTGTACCACATGGCTGTGGAGATGCAGAGAGATGTCCTGGAGCAGATCCAG CAATTTCTGGCCACACAACTGATGATGCAAACATCAGAGTCAGGGATCAGTGCAAAGAGCCTGCGGGGGCGAGACTCCACTCGCAAGCAGGATGCTTCAGAGAAG GACAGTGTCCCAATGggctctcctgccttccttctctctctcttt GACGGAGGCACCAGAGGGCGGCGCTGCGCCATCGAGGCAGACATGAAGATGAAGAAATGA
- the KIF20A gene encoding kinesin-like protein KIF20A has protein sequence MAQALASPGLFSDDEAAASPVLESTAAGFGADLRKDLLPEFSAISPNLEGSQAVAEDNNGKLKIYLRVRPLKSTEVEKGEDQGCVCIENSETLILKAPKNSFTMRSTERGVGQAVHRFSFTRIFGPEVGQKLFFDETVKQVVKDVLSGQNCLVYTYGITNSGKTHTIQGTTQDGGILPRSLATIFNSVGDRLYQAMDLKPALSNEVTWLDSRQVRQEETKKQMMLQRGLWEEELLTPLKRSHSAESQLQATTSGSFDSGVAGLSSSSQLTNRSDLSQTEEPGPCWADLDRISLTSTGDVQFSIWVSFFEIYNELIYDLLEPALPGQNRKRQTLRLCEDQTGNPYVKDLNWINVQDADEAWKLLKLGRKNQSFASTHMNQNSSRSHSVFSIRILHLQRGSSEVVPKISELSLCDLAGSERCKDQRSGERMKEANNINTSLHTLGRCIAALRQNQQARTKQAVVPFRDSKLTRVFQGFFTGRGRSCMIVNINQCASTYDETLHVAKFSAIASQLVQAPPTKLGLPSLKSIIKEHSRRISQGPEAEPEEDVESEEDTEDEADVSLYEKKDLLRVVEAARELLVQERQKKLELEMRLREEICNEMLEHMQQKEQWWSQHVDAQREQLEELYEGKMTILKELLTDHYQEEMQERDEEISELKAALQETKQKLESLDAKQKDSEQSVRRSKRVATSPALQQELADTKARLEQCQKQLNSTSAELHKYQKLVEPPPSSKPITMDVDRKLEDGQKNVRLLRSELQKIGESLQSAERACCHSTGAGKLREALGMCDDILARQDQTLAELQNNMMLVKLDLRKKAACIAEQYHTVQKLQAPPTSALKKRFCANRENLQPNQPPGKKPFLHNILTRSATRTVATRGWQLRSVAL, from the exons ATGGCACAAGCACTTGCCTCCCCAGGGCTGTTTTCTGACGATGAGGCTGCAGCCTCCCCTGTGCTCGAGTCCACAGCGGCGGGGTTTGGGGCTGACCTGCGCAAGGACCTGCTGCCCGAGTTCTCCGCCATCTCCCCAAACCTGGAGGGCTCTCAG GCTGTAGCTGAAGACaataatggaaaattaaagATCTACCTTAGAGTTCGACCTCTGAAATCTACAGAAGTAGAAAAGGGGGAAGACCAG GGCTGTGTCTGTATTGAGAACTCAGAAACCCTTATTCTAAAAGCTCCAAAGAATTCCTTCACCATGCGGAGCACGGAGCGAGGAGTGGGACAAGCAGTGCACAGATTCTCCTTCACCCGG ATTTTTGGACCAGAGGTGGGGCAGAAATTGTTCTTTGATGAGACAGTGAAGCAGGTGGTAAAGGATGTGCTGAGTGGGCAGAACTGTCTGGTTTACACCTATGGCATCACCAATTCAGGGAAGACTCACACGATTCAGG GCACCACCCAAGATGGGGGGATTCTGCCTCGCTCCTTGGCAACTATCTTCAACAGTGTGGGGGACCGGCTGTACCAGGCCATGGACCTGAAGCCTGCCCTCTCCAACGAGGTGACCTGGCTGGACAGCAGGCAGGTGCGCCAGGAGGAGACCAAGAAGCAGATGATGCTGCAGAGGGGTCTCTGGGAG GAGGAGCTGCTAACGCCGCTGAAGAGGAGTCACAGTgctgaatctcagctccagGCCACCACCAGTGGCAGTTTTGACAGTGGAGTTGCTGGTCTGTCTTCGTCCAGCCAACTCACCAACCGTTCAGACCTCAGCCAGACAGAAG aACCGGGCCCTTGCTGGGCTGATTTGGATCGCATTTCACTCACCAGCACAGGAGATGTGCAGTTCTCCATCTGGGTCTCTTTCTTTGAGATCTACAACGAGTTAATCTATGACCTGTTGGAACCAGCTCTACCTGGGCAGAACCGCAAGCGGCAAACGCTGCGGCTCTGCGAGGACCAGACTGGCAACCCCTATGTGAAAG ATCTGAACTGGATCAATGTCCAGGATGCTGATGAGGCCTGGAAGCTCCTGAAACTGGGTCGGAAAAACCAGAGTTTTGCAAGCACCCACATGAACCAGAACTCCAGTCGCAG TCACAGTGTGTTCTCCATTCGGATTCTGCACTTGCAAAGAGGTAGCAGTGAAGTTGTTCCCAAAATCAGCGA GTTATCCCTGTGTGACCTGGCGGGGTCTGAGCGCTGCAAGGACCAGAGAAGCGGGGAGCGAATGAAAGAAGCCAACAACATCAACACCTCCCTGCACACCCTGGGCCGCTGCATCGCCGCCCTCCGCCAGAACCAGCAGGCCAG GACAAAGCAGGCGGTGGTTCCGTTCCGGGACAGCAAACTGACCCGCGTGTTCCAGGGCTTCTTCACGGGGCGCGGGCGCTCCTGCATGATTGTCAACATCAACCAGTGTGCTTCCACCTATGATGAGACTCTGCATGTAGCAAAGTTCTCAGCCATTGCCAGCCAG ctTGTTCAGGCACCTCCCACAAAGCTGGGACTTCCATCCTTAAAATCCATCATCAAAGAACACAGCAGGCGAATCAGCCAGGGTCCAGAGGCAGAGCCAGAGGAAGATGTGGAATCAGAAGAAGACACTGAGGATGAGGCAGATGTCTCTTTGTATGAGAAGAAG GACTTGCTGCGCGTGGTCGAAGCTGCACgagagctgctggtgcaggagCGGCAGAAGAAGCTGGAGCTTGAGATGCGCCTGCGCGAGGAGATCTGCAACGAGATGCTGGAGCACATGCAACAGAAGGAGCAGTGGTGGAG CCAGCATGTGGATGCTCagagagagcagctggaggaacTGTATGAGGGTAAAATGACCATCCTGAAGGAGTTACTGACTGACCACTACCAGGAGGAGATGCAG GAGCGTGATGAGGAGATTTCGGAGCTCAAAGCTGCTTTACAGGAGACCAAGCAAAAACTGGAGAGCCTGGATGCCAAGCAAAAGGACTCAGAGCAGAGTGTACGTCGATCCAAGCGAGTGGCCACCtcacctgctctgcagcaggagctggcagacaccaaagccaggctggagcagtgtcAAAAGCAGTTGAATTCCACAAGTGCAG AGTTGCACAAGTACCAGAAATTAGTGGAGCCACCTCCCTCTTCAAAACCCATTACTATGGATGTGGACAGGAAGCTGGAGGATGGGCAGAAG AACGTCAGATTGCTGCGTTCAGAGTTACAAAAAATTGGGGAATCTCTCCAGTCTGCTGAGCGGGCGTGCTGCCacagcacaggggcagggaagcTGCGAGAAGCCCTGGGCATGTGTGATGACATCCTGGCAAGACAG GACCAGAccttggcagagctgcagaacaaCATGATGCTGGTGAAGCTGGACCTGCGCAAGAAGGCGGCCTGCATTGCTGAGCAGTACCACACGGTGCAGAAGCTGCAGGCGCCGCCAACGTCCGCCCTCAAGAAACGCTTCTGTGCCAACAGGGAAAACCTGCAGCCCAATCAGCCTCCTGGCAAAAAGCCCTTCCTGCACAACATCCTGACACGTTCAGCCACCCGTACTGTGGCTACCAGAGGCTGGCAACTTCGTTCAGTTGCTCTATGA